From the Penaeus vannamei isolate JL-2024 chromosome 37, ASM4276789v1, whole genome shotgun sequence genome, the window gaaataaaggCAATGTGATAAATCTGCGGGTAAGGGATtgtgattaggataatgattagAGTATATAGAGGGTATGGCTCCTTGATAACATCGGATGAAGTTAAgttcacgtaaaaaaaaatccatgagaTGAGACGAGGGGAGATTGCATGCGAAGGGAAGGAAAactaagaaataagataaagttGTGGGAGTGTGAGTAGCGGAAACTGGCGGCAAGAAAGGGCCATGTTTTAAACCGTTAAAAATATGCATAATAGGTTTATGTAGCGGACTCAAGGGATAAGACACAGTCGCACTATTTCCAGCTGAAGGAGATTGCGTGCGGCGAAGGCGTGGAAAATCAAGAAATGTGATAAAGCTGTAGGTAagggataatgacgataatgatgggtAATAGGTCGTGGCTGATAGATAATATCGGATAATGATACACGACAAAGATTTACGTAGAATAAAGGACCGGCACATTTGCTTATATACGCGAGGAGAGACAGCTTGGAGGGCGAGGGTAAAAACAGTGGGTAATTGATAACAACGAAATAATGCCGGTAATAACAGAGCAATAAACGAGATGAAAGTAAATAACGACCGCAAGAAGGCGAAGGATGGTGAGCGTGCGAACTGATAAAGCtctaaataacaagaaacaaaacataacTGAAAACATAGGATAGGAAACGACTGTAGCAATAATAGggttttctcactcttctcttgcTGGACTGGGCTGCGCTGGGTAAGGAGACTgtcggagcgggggggggggggaggaatggggactTGGTGATAACGAATGTAGTTGGCAGCGCAGTGATGGCTTTGCAAAGAACATGTGCAACAGACTTGTAAATGTGAGCGGGATTATAAGTGCACtgaattatacacatacatacacacacacagccatacattcatacatgcaattaacacacacacacacacacatacacatacacacacacacacacacacacacacacacacacacacacacacacacacacacacacacacatatatatatatatatatatatatgtgtgtgtgtgtgtgtgtgtgtgtgtgtgtgtgtgtgtgtgtgtgtgtgtgtgtgtgtgtgtgtgtgtgtgtgtgtgtgtgtgtgaagtgtatatatacacacccgcgcacacacatacatatatatacgcataaacatacatatatatacacatatgtatatatacgtgtatgcacacacacacacacacatagacacacagacacacacacacacacacacaaacacacacacatacacacacacacacacacacacacatatacacacagacacatatacatacacacatacacacacacacatacatacatatgtgtgtgtatatatatatatatatatatatatatatatatatatatatctgtgtgtgtgtacacacacacactgacacacacacatacacacactgacacacacacacacacacacacacatatacacacacacacacatgtgtgtatatatatatatatatatatatatatatatatatatatgtatatatatatatatatgtatacgtgtatatatacatacatacatacatatttctctctttcttgtgtacACAGAACAATATCTGACCTATTTGGTCGAGCTTTCATTCAGTTCTTTATCCATCTCTGCCTCGCTCTTCCTTTGTGTAGGTTCAAATGCTATTCAATTATTTAATCatcccttcatctcttctcttcttttctctgttttctactgttttcattttcttccctgcCTTCCACTTATTTCCATGTTTATGTCTTGCCTgtctttttctatttaatttAGTTTCCATTTTAAttggtcttttcttttattagattTCTTTGTGAAGATTGCTAGCCCACCCTTATATATTAACATTACTCTCtacacttctcttttctctctctttttccgtgcCCTTTTCGTAATTCTAATCCagattttaatgtttgttttcactttcagtttgtatttctctcctttcatgtcttttctttgtttacatttgtgcccCGTGtaattttgttgctattattaaactcgttcctccttccttgcAAGTGTCTTTTGCTCCCTTCTTTATCAGGTTTTGCacgatcttccttttcttttcttgtttaataTTCTCTTTCCTTTGACCTAATTTCACGTCATTCCTTTGTCTACTCTTTTACCTATTccatgttattgtaattattattctctgtccgtttctttcattttaaactgcattttagtttcattttttgtatagtttttactcctttacctcctttttttaggcaattttcatcttcattagtCTCCTGACtatcttttctttgtctcatttcaTCTGatttcattgttaccattattattctcttttaccCTTCTTTCCGTTCGCGCGCCTGctgtttcttttctcattcttctttgatttattttctttctattgtcaTGCTTCTATTTGGTGCttaattcatatttttgttttatgggaCCATCTACAAAAGATTTACGGAAGCACTTGATATTTTACCCCAAACTGTGTATTCTAACAAAAGACACAGTGCAATTTAGCATTAATATCAGGCTTTTATCGCGCTCATGTATAAGAAATCGATTAGAGAAACATTATAAACATAACTGAAGCAAAGAACATACATTTCTTAAAGAATAAAATGACAAAGAACATGACCTTATTTCACCCCGATTTGGTCATTATCGTACATCGTGGTTTTCAAATGATTGTTGTCCCAGACGGAAATCAGTATTAATAACCCAATACCGAAAATAAACATATTTCCAAACAACAAGGATACATGTCTAGTTGCAAATATATTTAAAGAATAACAAGATTCATGGGAAATGATGTAATGCATTAGAGATTGGCGAAATTAGGCGTTTTTTTTATTCAACAACGCACTGTGACATACGATCACAGATGTtgatccatctctctttcttcagtcTTACCTTTGTCGTCTTCGTTTTTTTATCGGCCGCTTTGTTACAATTATGCGAGACCCTATCCGATGAATATTGATAGATGcagacatgcaaatacacagaaataaatgcatatgtctttatatctgtatatttgtatatataattggcCCTTAAatagttttaacaaaccggcattATTTTGTCAccctaatgatggtgatgataatgataagattgataatgatgataattgtaataatgataatggtgatggtgatatgataataatagagatagtaattaatattatcatcatactgataaaaaagataatgattataatagtaatagtaataaagataatagcaatgataatgatagcaatagtgataatgataataataatgatggtaataatagcaatgatcataatgatattgatgatgataataatgatgatgatgatgataatgataataatgataacaataataataataaagataacaattatgttaaaggtaacagtaataataactgataataatgatgataataatagctaaacgcaataaaggaaataagaataacatcaatgacaataacaacaaaaattaaaataatgataatgactgtgataataataatgatgataataatgatagtaatcataaccgTAATAATGCGAAAGGTtagatcaatgatgataataatcataataattataaaaaaacaatgaattataatattaacaacaataatgaatatgaaaattataacaataatgataatggatcacaataataacaattgtaataatgaaagtaattataataatgaaaatgatattgagagtaatgatgatattactagtactattagtcGTACCAATAGTATTACAtttctaccattaccattattatcaatattgttattactatcgttattattattattgttatcattatcattattgctttgatAAGATGAATGATAGGGACTAtggcaataataagagtaatggtaatcatagtaatgatgatgattataacaataatgataataatcattatgtccaacatcattatcattatcattattattgctatctacaatcattatttccaatatctataatcattatttctaatatcattatcattatcattatcattgctatcattatcattgctatctataatcattattttaaatatctataatgattatttctaatatcattatcattatcattcttgtctataatcattatttctaatatatatgatcattatttttaatattatcattatcattattattgctatcattatcattgctatcataggCGTAGGAATGTattttgaagtgggggggggggcaaagtagGTTCCCCCACATAATATGattaacagtattatcatcattatcattattgttatcattattattgtcattattattattgttgttattattatcatcattatcattactatcattatctttatttttatcattattattattattatcattattatcatggttatgatgattatcattatcattattattcttatcattgttgttatcattacctcattatcgttatcattatcacaatcgttatcagaatccttattgttattatcattattatggatattattattattactatgattattattatggttattattatcattactagtatcattatcatcattattattatcattactattattattattattatttatttatttatttagtgatattcttatcattatcactattgttattgttatcattattatcatttcatcattatctcatAATCGTTCTCATGATCCTctatattattcctattatcattactataattttcacaaGCCTAAGCATCCGTGAAATTATTTCTTCATTTGTTATTACagtattatcatcgccatcatcataatcattgtgtaTCGTTTACAACATTATTCCTGTTCTAaactccttttcatcattattattttttgagactTTTAACCGgtactatctatttatcactattactacaatGACCATCATTACTTTTAAAAACCTATTTATGAATGAACAACCATAGTCAAGGGAAACCGGGCTTTGTAGACTGGCGTCTCTTAGTATTATTTACAAAGGCTCATCACATTATTGTCATTGAAAGTATTTATTCCACGTCAAAATCTCCTTGTCTGTCAATTTTGCTTGTAAGCACGTATTAAAAAGACACGGAAGGTTGTTGATTGATATGAGAGGTAAGTTGAAGACATTTTAGAGATAATATAAGTTGTAGAAATACAttcggttttgtgtttttttataaaatatgaaTCATGATCTAAGTCGATACGTCATAGTCATCGCCATCAGTTCATCGTGTAACATTATGATTTGGCTTTGTATGCTTTTGTATAATGGTTGTAGTTAGTACATTGTTACAGTGTAGTATATGTCTACTGGTGGCAAAAATGTGAAGCTGTTGGGCAAATATTATGTGGGTTAAATTagttatatgtatcatatacattgtTAAGCACCATAAGCAATATTATTATGTagaaatttatatttgtatccatAGAGGCAAACCAAGTCATCAATTGAAAGTGCAATTAATCAGATACTCTGCCAGAATTGTGGTATTTAattacagaaatgataaaaagatagcAATACATTTAACAAACACTGGAGAacgaatataaagataaagtcaACTTATTGAGTgaggttattaaaaaaaaataaataaataaataaaataaaacagtgaaGCAGATAGAGTTAAATGAAGTTGAGTATATTTTTTACCAAAAATACGGAATTTGTATTTGCATGTATTATGTATTCGGTAATTAGCATCTGTATGATTATTTCTTACAAGTTTTAGAAAATCAGTATCCAACAGTATTTCAGGAGCAGGAGTAACTTTTATATTAAAACTTAAAAACTcaatatgtttattgatttactcATGAACTAGAGTAGGATTGAAAAAGGTATTATCTCAATTATTCATATATTGCCAAATTATTTCTTCCAGAATTTGCCCAGAAATTACTAGAATGGAGTGTGTAAAGGATTATAGAGTACAGAATGTAagtatgttattatatttttaataactAGAGCAAAAACATCGTAAGTAATCAGACCAGTTCAATGCTACATAAAGCAGTGACTATAAAAATTTATGCAAGATGTATGTTGTCACATAGAATGCTGGTAGCTCATTTCAAGATATGCGATTATGCAACTTTTTGAGCTGCAATTGTTATTAGGCCTAAATGCTGGTAATAagataattttgttttatatgaATGCATCAcagtatatacagacagatagataagataagataagatacagatacagatacagatacagatacagatacagatacagatacagatacagacagatagatacagacagatagatacagatacagatacagatacagatacagatagatacagatacagatacagatacagatacagatacagatacagatagatacagatacagatacagatacagatacagatacagatacagatacagatacagacagatagatacagatacagatacagatacagatacagatatatgcatcaGTTTATGATTATGAATTGCTTATTTGAGAACTTAATTTTATTAACAAAATTATAGTTCCTTCTGATTAAGCATTTATTGGACACTTAAAATGCATTTATGATTTATCTTTACTCTCAACTATCAGTCAAAATAATCAGTACACAGacctttataatcattatgaacCATAAAACCGGACAATGAttacccttcagaatcatttttatttttattattattgttatgattattatgaagcTTGAAAACCAATCACTGTATACTCCTTTACATTCACCGCTGACATGAATCTCACCCCTACAATAGGCACCCGCTGCAGCATACTACCTCCCTGATTTCATCTCGGTCGAGGAGGAACAAAACCTCCAGCAGCGGATCTACTCTGCCCCCAAGCCAAAGTGGAAACAGCTGGCCCACCGTCGGTTACAGAATTGGGGGGGCCTCCCGCATCCCAAGGGCATGGTTGCGGAGCCTATTCCCGAGgtttgttttttagtttgtttagtgtctgttgttgatattgtaggtttcataaatagtgataatagtagtgataaaattattataaagataattatcattattagtattatggctgttcattttatttatttttgaaaattatttttaatgcaattttttatttcttctttttcttcttcttcttcttctttcttgttgttgttgttgttgttgttgttgttgttgttgttgttgttgttgttgttgttgttgttgttgttgttgttgttgttgttgttgttgttgttgttgttgttgttgttattgttattattattattattattattattattattattattattattattattattattattattattattattattattattattattattactatcattattattgcaattattattattatgatactattactattagactactattactactccaatgactatcattgtcatcattatcattatcattattgttgttattattattattattattatagtaataataataataataatgataatgataatgataatgataatgataatgataatgataNNNNNNNNNNNNNNNNNNNNNNNNNNNNNNNNNNNNNNNNNNNNNNNNNNNNNNNNNNNNNNNNNNNNNNNNNNNNNNNNNNNNNNNNNNNNNNNNNNNNNNNNNNNNNNNNNNNNNNNNNNNNNNNNNNNNNNNNNNNNNNNNNNNNNNNNNNNNNNNNNNNNNNNNNNNNNNNNNNNNNNNNNNNNNNNNNNNNNNNNNNNNNNNNNNNNNNNNNNNNNNNNNNNNNNNNNNNNNNNNNNNNNNNNNNNNNNNNNNNNNNNNNNNNNNNNNNNNNNNNNNNNNNNNNNNNNNNNNNNNNNNNNNNNNNNNNNNNNNNNNNNNNNNNNNNNNNNNNNNNNNNNNNNNNNNNNNNNNNNNNNNNNNNNNNNNNNNNNNNNNNNNNNNNNNNNNNNNNNNNNNNNNNNNNNNNNNNNNNNNNNNNNNNNNNNNNNNNNNNNNNNNNNNNNNNNNNNNNNNNNNNNNNNNNNNNNNNNNNNNNNNNNNNNNNNNNNNNNNNNTTTAgtgtctattttactttggacACAAATTATATTGTGCCATCCATGAGTTATGTACATAGAAGTATAAGCCAGGCTGGATGAGTATTATAGTATTGATATTTTACCAATTAAgaaaaaattattgtaataacgATGAACCTGATAGTGATGTGGTTTTCAGTATGATGAATTAACTTGGAGATTGAATGAATGATGAATAAACCATATATGGATTTAAAtgatgtattttttatgataactaTATATGAGACTAATGAAAAATTTTGATGGTAAATATTAGCAAAATCAACAACAGGATGATCctttgacaataattatcattgtgaatAACCTAGAAAACTAAACACTTGAACATTTTTAACAACAACCCTCTGACATGTCCCCTAACAGCCTCATGAGGACGGCCCCTTGTTCTACCCAACCATCACCACTATAAGTCTAGGAGGTCCCTGTCAGCTCAACCTTTACCGTCCTCACACCTCCATGCAAAATCACAGCGAGGATCAGGATGAAGGTACAGAGAATGGTGAGCAGAATAGCGAGGAGAACAGTAACAACTTGGAATATGACTTGGAAGCTCGCTATGTGGGCTCTCTCCTTCTGGAAGCAAGAAGTCTCTTGGTGCTGCAGGAAGATCTCTATGTGACTTTCCTACACGGTATTGAGGAGACCAAGCAGGATGTGGTGACCGACAGGATCCTCAACCTAGGGTCCTGTACTGTGAATGTTGGAGACACTGTAGAACGCAGCACGAGGATCTCACTCACTATCAGACATGTTCCGAGGGTCATTAAGGCTAAACTCCTGCTGGGAAAAAACAGACgctgatagaaatgaaaaaaagaagggtaAATgctgataaagaaagacaaaggttGGGCAGATACTGAGCAGACACTGATGAAATCATGAATAAAGGAAAAACTGAAGGAGAATGACAAATgaaattgttattagcattagtttttttatatttaaaaagcaaagaaaaataatttgttACTGTGATAATGCCTGTGATTATGAACTCTAATGTTTGAAATAAAGAATGACTTGGATTAGATTTTGTTTTGGAGTTCCAGtgcctcttcttccccctgcttgtatgtttttgtaaatatatattaacaagagtatatactgatatatatgtatgtatgagtacgtatgtatgtgtatatgtttatgtatgtgtatatatatctttattgttattgttattgttatcattttcattattattattattattattattattattattattattattattattattattattattattattattattattattattattattattattattattattattattattattattattactgttgttgttattattcttattaatgacCAAACATATGGCAAGATACAACAATCTGAagatatgatttatattatttatacatatgaggTCATGCATGTCCAAAAGTGTTCTCCATTCAGCTTACTGAAAATgcattaatttttgttgttttgttttgtttaaactTCCTTCCATACCAAAAGCATCAATATGTTCATGTCAGATCATGAAAGTTTGAGCTCACAAAGCATTTAACGGTAATAGCGCATTCACAGGCCGCCAGGAAAAGGAGGGGCAGTCCTCCATGGCTGGGAGtactgcccttccctccccttgtaTTTCACCAGCTATTGAACCCCCATctgctccccctcccacaccttttTCATTCCTAACCAGTAGATTAATAgcgttatatatcatatataccattatatattgtatgcattatCACCccttgatatatatgtgatatatatgtattttcctcttttacctcctccttgctgacttataatttttttctagatctgacagtaaaaaaaagagagagagagagagagagagaaagagagagagagagagagagagagagagagagagagagagagagagagagagagagagagagagagagagagagagggaggagagagagagagaaagagagaaagagagagagagagagagaaggagaaggaggagaaggagaaggagaaaaaggagaaggagaaggagaaggagaaggagaaggagaaggagaaggagaaggagaagatggagaaggagaagatggagaaggagaagatggagaaggagaaggagaaggagaaggagaaggagatagagatagagatggagatggagatggagagggaggtggagatggagatggagatggagatggaatggAGAtggaatggagatggagatggagatggagatggagaaggagatggagaagatggagaaggaggatggagatggagaaggagaagaaggagaaggagggagataggagatggagaaggaaaggagatggagatggagatggagatggagatggagatggagatggagatggagatggagatggagatggagatggagatggagatggaatggAGATGGAATGGaattggagatggagatggagatggaaggaatgagatggaagatggagatggagatggagatggaagatggagatggagaaggagatggagaaggagaaggagatggagatggagatggagatggagatggagatggagatggagatggagatggagatggagaaggagatggagaaggagatggagaaggagatggagaaggagatggagaaggagatggagaaggagatggagaaggagatggagaaggagaaggagatggagaaggagatggagaaggagatggagaaggagatggagatggagatggagatggagaaggagacagaggaagtggagatggagaaggaatggagatgatggagatggagatggagaaggatggaggaagggagatggaaggagaaggagatggagaaagagggagatggagaaggagatggagaaggagatggagaaggagatggatagagaagggagatggagaaggagatgatggagaaggagatggagaaggagatggagaaggagatggagaaggagaaggaggaaaggaggaagggagatggagaagaggagatggagaaaggagatggagatggagaaggagatgggagaaggagatggaggaaggagatggagaaggagatggagaaggagatggagaaagaggagatggagaaggagatggaggaaaggagatggaagaaggagatggagaagaggagatggagagaggtgaaggagaaggagatggagaaggggagatggagggaggatggagggagggggagggggagatggaggtggagggaggggagggagagggagagggagatgagggagggagggagatggagaaggagggaggagagggaagagagagagagagagagagagagagagagagagagagagagagaggagagagagag encodes:
- the LOC113812969 gene encoding alpha-ketoglutarate-dependent dioxygenase alkB homolog 6 (The sequence of the model RefSeq protein was modified relative to this genomic sequence to represent the inferred CDS: added 105 bases not found in genome assembly), which produces MECVKDYRVQNAPAAAYYLPDFISVEEEQNLQQRIYSAPKPKWKQLAHRRLQNWGGLPHPKGMVAEPIPEWLQHQMDRITGLGVFGEKKPNHVLVNEYLPGQGIMPHEDGPLFYPTITTISLGGPCQLNLYRPHTSMQNHSEDQDEGTENGEQNSEENSNNLEYDLEARYVGSLLLEARSLLVLQEDLYVTFLHGIEETKQDVVTDRILNLGSCTVNVGDTVERSTRISLTIRHVPRVIKAKLLLGKNRR